The Chitinivorax tropicus genome includes a window with the following:
- a CDS encoding class I SAM-dependent methyltransferase, whose protein sequence is MAPSIDPQPAPPSILLPLISHLPRHRDGQISVLDIGCGTGRYTTALAKRGFPVIGVDHSAAMLHAAYRHSPKLPWLRADVHALPLDDQSVDVTVSTLSSHYWRQHPVAYRELRRVTRERLVEFTSCREYVGQFWLGRYFPQAMQRTVERFPTLAQIRDTLRQAGFSRLDIHPWFVPRPAQIATPISGFLYSAKFQPARYLEDDFREAIGTFVNDITALELSQGLAALCKDLDDGSLMAQIESLPADQPDYLFLVAE, encoded by the coding sequence ATGGCTCCATCGATCGACCCACAACCCGCTCCGCCCAGCATCCTGCTACCGCTGATCAGCCACCTGCCCAGGCACCGGGATGGCCAGATCAGCGTGTTGGATATCGGCTGCGGAACTGGCCGCTACACCACGGCCTTGGCCAAACGTGGCTTTCCCGTCATCGGCGTGGATCACTCTGCGGCGATGCTCCATGCGGCTTACCGCCACTCGCCCAAGCTACCTTGGCTACGGGCTGATGTGCATGCCCTGCCCTTGGATGACCAATCGGTGGATGTGACCGTCAGCACCCTGTCCAGCCATTATTGGCGGCAGCACCCAGTCGCGTATCGCGAGTTACGGCGTGTCACGCGCGAGCGCCTGGTCGAGTTCACCAGCTGCCGTGAATACGTCGGACAGTTCTGGCTGGGTCGCTATTTCCCACAGGCAATGCAACGCACGGTGGAGCGCTTTCCGACTTTGGCACAGATCCGGGATACCTTACGCCAGGCGGGTTTCAGCCGCTTGGACATTCACCCCTGGTTTGTCCCGCGCCCAGCACAAATCGCCACGCCGATCAGTGGGTTTCTATATAGCGCCAAGTTCCAGCCCGCCCGTTATCTGGAGGACGACTTCCGCGAGGCCATTGGCACCTTTGTCAATGACATCACCGCGCTCGAACTGAGCCAAGGGCTGGCCGCGTTGTGCAAGGATCTCGATGATGGCAGCCTGATGGCGCAGATCGAGTCATTGCCAGCTGATCAACCGGATTACTTGTTTCTCGTTGCCGAATAA
- a CDS encoding quinone-dependent dihydroorotate dehydrogenase, with translation MMTTAYALARPFLFMLDGEKAHHMTLGALEMLHTLGLARTFADHDKAQTRKVMGIDFPNAVGLAAGLDKNGDHIDALGDLGFGFIEIGTITPRPQPGNPKPRLFRLPQAEGIINRMGFNNAGVDVLIDNVKRAKYKGVLGINIGKNFDTPIENAADDYLICLRKVYGLASYVTVNISSPNTKNLRQLQQSDELSGLLGKLKAEQTRLADEQGKYVPLTVKIAPDLDSPQIGVIADLLIQHQIDGVIATNTTLSRAGVEQLPHGNEQGGLSGTPVRTKSTTVIRELSNRLDGALPIIGVGGILEGAHAVEKMQAGASLVQVYSGLIYRGPELVGECIRAIG, from the coding sequence ATGATGACCACTGCTTACGCCCTTGCCCGCCCTTTTCTGTTCATGTTGGATGGCGAGAAAGCTCACCACATGACGCTCGGGGCGCTGGAAATGCTCCACACCCTGGGCTTGGCCCGTACCTTTGCCGACCATGACAAGGCGCAAACCCGAAAGGTCATGGGCATTGATTTCCCCAATGCGGTGGGGCTGGCAGCTGGCCTGGATAAGAATGGCGACCATATCGACGCACTGGGCGATCTGGGCTTTGGTTTCATCGAAATCGGCACCATCACGCCACGCCCACAGCCCGGCAATCCGAAGCCCAGGTTGTTCCGGCTGCCGCAGGCGGAAGGCATCATCAACCGTATGGGGTTCAACAATGCGGGGGTCGATGTGCTGATCGACAACGTCAAGCGTGCCAAATATAAGGGTGTACTGGGCATCAATATCGGTAAAAATTTCGACACGCCCATCGAGAATGCTGCGGATGATTATCTGATCTGCCTGCGCAAAGTGTATGGATTGGCGAGCTATGTCACTGTCAACATCTCCAGCCCCAACACCAAGAATCTGCGTCAGCTGCAGCAGAGCGATGAGCTGTCTGGCCTATTGGGCAAGCTGAAGGCGGAGCAGACCAGGTTGGCCGATGAGCAGGGCAAATATGTGCCGCTGACCGTGAAGATCGCGCCCGATCTTGATTCCCCGCAGATCGGCGTGATTGCTGACCTGTTGATCCAGCACCAGATCGATGGTGTGATCGCCACCAATACCACATTGTCACGGGCCGGTGTCGAGCAACTGCCTCATGGCAATGAACAGGGCGGGCTATCCGGCACGCCCGTGCGCACCAAGTCAACGACCGTCATCCGTGAATTGTCCAACCGCCTGGATGGCGCCCTGCCGATCATCGGCGTCGGTGGCATTTTGGAGGGAGCCCACGCCGTCGAAAAAATGCAAGCGGGCGCGAGTCTGGTCCAGGTCTACAGCGGGCTGATCTATCGTGGCCCGGAGCTGGTTGGCGAATGCATCCGCGCCATCGGTTGA
- a CDS encoding arginyltransferase: protein MSKLSEHGQSLIQFYVTAPYPCSYLPDEMARSQVAIPGDLIDAQIYSQLVRAGFRRSGLFTYRPQCDRCRACVPVRIPSKAFTPNRTQRRVWKRNQGLSAEILKLGYSEEHYQLYRRYQESRHSGGGMDEDSREQYRSFILKTHVASFLVEFRDERGTLVMVSLIDELEDGLSSVYTFFDPDLQQASLGTFNIMWQIRLSRKLGRHYLYLGYWIRDCRKMAYKVNFRPIEGLQSGSWGPLVL from the coding sequence ATGAGCAAGCTGTCAGAACACGGACAATCGCTGATTCAATTCTATGTGACCGCCCCCTACCCCTGCAGCTACCTGCCCGATGAAATGGCACGATCGCAGGTGGCCATTCCGGGCGACCTGATCGACGCTCAGATCTATAGCCAGTTGGTCAGAGCGGGTTTCCGCCGCAGCGGCCTGTTCACCTACCGCCCCCAGTGCGATCGTTGCCGCGCTTGTGTGCCGGTGCGCATCCCCTCCAAGGCATTCACCCCCAACCGCACGCAGCGCCGCGTCTGGAAACGCAATCAAGGGCTGAGCGCCGAGATCCTGAAATTGGGCTATAGCGAAGAACATTACCAGCTTTATCGTCGCTATCAGGAAAGCCGTCATTCCGGCGGCGGCATGGATGAAGACAGCCGCGAGCAATACCGCAGCTTCATCCTGAAAACCCATGTCGCCAGCTTTCTGGTCGAATTCCGCGATGAACGCGGGACGCTGGTCATGGTCAGCCTGATCGACGAGCTGGAAGACGGTCTGTCTTCGGTCTACACCTTTTTTGACCCCGATCTGCAGCAGGCCAGCCTGGGCACGTTCAATATCATGTGGCAGATCCGCCTGTCCCGTAAGCTGGGGCGGCACTATCTCTACCTGGGCTACTGGATTCGCGATTGCCGTAAGATGGCATACAAGGTCAATTTCCGCCCCATCGAAGGCTTGCAGTCGGGCAGTTGGGGGCCTTTGGTGCTGTAA
- the aat gene encoding leucyl/phenylalanyl-tRNA--protein transferase encodes MLRWLGPTLDFPPLEAALIKPNGLLAMGGDLSASRILSAYRNGIFPWFNEGEPILWWSPDPRMVLFPDELRITRSLSKTLRNKPYAVTVDTCFREVMTACAAPRGPEGGTWITTNMIDAYCMLHSMGFAHSIECWMDGELAGGLYGMAIGKMFYGESMFAKRTDASKIAFVHLVRQLARWEFSMIDCQMRTDHLASLGGREIARSEFAARLKVLVEGSHRPGPWQFEPHNVLIQGAE; translated from the coding sequence ATGCTCCGCTGGTTAGGCCCTACGCTTGATTTTCCACCGCTGGAAGCGGCGTTGATCAAGCCCAATGGCCTGCTGGCCATGGGGGGCGATCTCTCTGCATCTCGTATTCTGTCTGCTTACCGGAACGGCATCTTCCCCTGGTTCAACGAGGGCGAACCCATTTTATGGTGGAGCCCCGATCCACGCATGGTCTTGTTCCCAGACGAGCTGCGCATCACCCGCTCGCTGTCGAAGACACTACGCAATAAGCCCTATGCCGTGACCGTCGATACCTGCTTTCGCGAAGTCATGACAGCCTGCGCCGCCCCGCGCGGCCCGGAGGGCGGCACATGGATCACCACTAACATGATCGATGCCTATTGCATGTTGCACAGCATGGGCTTTGCCCACTCCATCGAATGCTGGATGGACGGGGAGCTGGCAGGCGGATTGTATGGCATGGCAATTGGCAAAATGTTCTATGGTGAATCGATGTTTGCAAAACGCACGGATGCATCAAAAATTGCCTTTGTCCACCTGGTCAGACAACTGGCACGCTGGGAGTTCAGCATGATCGACTGTCAGATGCGTACCGACCACTTGGCGAGCCTGGGCGGGCGGGAAATAGCGAGAAGTGAATTCGCTGCTAGACTCAAGGTATTGGTCGAGGGCTCGCATCGCCCCGGCCCTTGGCAATTTGAACCACACAATGTGTTGATTCAGGGAGCAGAATAG